One part of the Populus alba chromosome 18, ASM523922v2, whole genome shotgun sequence genome encodes these proteins:
- the LOC140954928 gene encoding FRIGIDA-like protein 4a, whose protein sequence is MFLQMVLGFGLKSRFDEESLRKLVAENASRRILAKLAAAIGFGEKMGDIIDELVKNRKEIEAVYFASESGLTKRFSPVSLLKSYLKNSKKITTTVLKNGNYSAAATVCLISIYIV, encoded by the exons ATGTTTTTGCAAATGGTGTTGGGATTTGGGCTGAAGTCGAGGTTTGATGAGGAGTCTTTGAGGAAGCTTGTGGCAGAGAATGCATCAAGGAGGATATTGGCGAAGCTTGCAGCTGCTATTGGTTTTGGAGAGAAAATGGGAG ATATAATTGATGAATTGGTGAAGAATAGGAAAGAGATAGAGGCTGTATATTTTGCTTCTGAATCTGGTTTGACGAAAAGATTTTCTCCTGTATCTCTACTCAAGTCATATCTTAAGAATTCCAAGAAGATCACCACTACTGTCTTGAAGAATGGCAATTATAGTGCAGCTGCAACGGTGTGTCTAATCTCTATCTACATTGTGTAA
- the LOC118054204 gene encoding protein ACCELERATED CELL DEATH 6 yields MEHSTDIIQSSSTLQLSMQVQIDMPRPVHEELERWKAVKFPVPKPAGFGSCEPNKILQKEVYTYAKEDNFNALFGLLSDKRDRVSSEEVLDIIFKHVAASGNSLLHVAGSHGSEGVIQLLCHHFPLLITRKNLLGDNALHLAARAGRFATIQNLVKHVKIHHRTLELASLLRMKNNKGNTPLHDAVIKGCREVACFLLYEDLEVSYLKNKEDKSPLYLAVESCDEELIASFIEAMPEGNLEKLAVGKPDIMLPEDIKGGNLLHLAASMGFLSGARLLVSRCPVAVSQRNDEGNLPIHVACQKCRLEVVRELLTCWFDPMDFLNEKGQNILHVAAGSGQMKIVEEILGNRDMKALINDKDYDGNTPLHLAAMYGRPEIVRALVRDKRVDKRIVNNEKLKPSGVVAKLLRGGRFEAPKSDGMSMLIDTKHEDDAARGVWNKSQDVEVRKMREVSKVLVEAGDKNLNFDLTTLTTEERNRGVGNLLVVAVLVAGVTFAGAITVPGSGSHLSSGSSKNLMRAYIFFDMLAMNFSLIAAIILCQISLGRTGNVRISMDMATYLNFYSLLCMGLAYTFILAITVQERTVFFITIITIQAYLCFTLLVWSCGLMFSTANSILVWSCGLMFSTANSILSYIHGSNEKKDG; encoded by the exons ATGGAGCACTCAACCGACATTATACAATCTTCCAGCACGTTGCAACTCTCTATGCAAGTACAAATAGATATGCCAAGACCAGTACATGAGGAGCTTGAACGATGGAAGGCAGTTAAATTCCCAGTTCCGAAGCCTGCAGGTTTTGGTTCTTGTGAGCCAAATAAAATACTGCAGAAGGAGGTTTATACCTATGCAAAGGAAGACAACTTCAATGCCCTGTTTGGTCTCTTGTCCGATAAACGGGACCGAGTTTCATCAGAGGAAGTGCTCGATatcattttcaaacatgttGCTGCCTCTGGAAATTCACTGCTTCATGTGGCAGGAAGCCATGGAAGCGAAGGTGTGATACAGCTACTGTGTCATCACTTCCCCCTCCTAATCACCAGGAAAAATTTGCTGGGTGATAATGCGCTTCATCTGGCTGCCAGGGCTGGACGGTTTGCCACAATTCAAAATCTCGTCAAGCATGTGAAAATTCATCATAGAACACTTGAACTTGCTAGCTTGCTGAGGATGAAGAATAATAAAGGAAACACCCCTTTGCATGATGCAGTCATCAAGGGTTGCCGAGAGGTGGCCTGTTTCCTCCTTTACGAAGACCTAGAAGTTTCCTACCTCAAGAACAAGGAAGACAAGTCTCCCTTGTACTTGGCAGTAGAGAGTTGCGACGAGGAGTTGATTGCTTCTTTTATAGAAGCTATGCCGGAAGGAAATTTAG AAAAACTAGCGGTCGGCAAGCCGGATATAATGCTTCCCGAGGACATAAAAGGGGGAAATCTCCTTCATCTTGCAGCATCAATGGGCTTCCTTTCTGGAGCAAGACTCCTGGTTAGTCGATGTCCTGTTGCCGTATCACAAAGAAACGACGAAGGCAACTTACCCATCCATGTTGCATGCCAGAAGTGCCGTCTTGAAGTAGTACGCGAACTACTTACTTGTTGGTTCGATCCAATGGATTTTCTCAACGAAAAAGGACAGAATATTCTTCACGTTGCAGCGGGGAGTGGACAGATGAAAATAGTGGAGGAAATATTGGGAAATCGAGATATGAAAGCACTTATAAATGATAAGGATTACGATGGAAATACACCTTTGCACTTGGCTGCAATGTATGGCCGTCCTGAGATAGTGCGGGCACTAGTGAGGGACAAGCGGGTGGATAAAAGGATTGTCAATAATGAAAAGTTGAAACCATCTGGTGTTGTTGCGAAATTATTGCGAGGCGGACGCTTTGAAGCACCAAAGTCAGATGGAATG AGCATGCTAATCGATACCAAGCATGAGGATGATGCTGCGAGAGGCGTATGGAACAAATCGCAGGACGTAGAAGTTCGCAAAATG CGTGAGGTATCAAAAGTTTTGGTGGAGGCAGGTGACAAGAATCTTAACTTTGATTTAACGACGTTAACGACGGAGGAACGGAACAGAGGGGTAGGGAATCTTCTCGTGGTGGCAGTACTGGTAGCTGGAGTAACCTTCGCTGGTGCTATCACTGTGCCTGGATCAGGTTCTCATCTGAGCAGTGGTAGTTCAAAAAATCTGATGagagcttatattttttttgacatgcTAGCTATGAATTTCTCCCTCATCGCCGCTATAATCCTTTGTCAGATATCATTAGGTCGTACCGGTAATGTAAGAATAAGCATGGACATGGCGACATATCTTAATTTTTACTCCCTTCTCTGCATGGGTTTAGCATATACATTCATCCTGGCAATCACGGTGCAAGAACGTACTGTATTTTTCATAACCATCATCACAATACAAGCCTATCTTTGTTTTACCCTATTAGTTTGGTCCTGTGGATTGATGTTTTCAACTGCAAATTCAATATTAGTTTGGTCCTGTGGATTGATGTTTTCAACTGCAAATTCAATATTATCTTATATTCATGGCTCGAATGAAAAGAAGGATGGGTAG
- the LOC140954981 gene encoding uncharacterized protein yields the protein MAVGSSSSSLLSSSSLPQQPPLLPTPPNSAYYAMTNHSRNRGRSRGNWRSNTNRFQAPNRGHSAADWRQNQWQNRRTSAADFRPNQGQWSGHVRCQLCSTPGHSALQCYQFRSSTQQPSAHLAVANDSAATTWFPDTGANQHVTPDLATLTDSAPYLGNDFLHVGDGSRHQGSSSFRSES from the exons atggctgtcggttcatcctcttcatcactgctgtcttcttcttctctgccgcagcagccaccattgctgccaacacctccgaattctgcttattatgccatgactaatcacagccgaaacaggggacgttctagaggtaattggcgctcaaacaccaaccgatttcaggccccaaacagaggtcattccgctgcagattggaggcaaaatcagtggcagaacaggcgcacctctgctgcagattttcggccaaatcaagggcagtggtctggacatgtccgttgccaattatgttccactcctggccattcagctcttcaatgctatcagtttcgcagcagcacacagcagccctctgctcaccttgctgttgcgaatgattctgctgcaacgacttggtttcccgacaccggcgcgaatcaacatgtgacgcctgatcttgcaactctaactgattctgctccttatcttggtaatgatttcttgcatgttggtgatg gatctcgtcaccaaggaagttcttctttccggtcggagtcatga
- the LOC140955003 gene encoding protein ACCELERATED CELL DEATH 6-like: MQFQIDMPRPVHEELERWKAVKFPVPIADYGSCEPNKILQKEVYTYAKEDNFNALFGLLSDKLEHVSSEEVLNIIFKHVAASGNSLLHVAASHGSEDVIQLLCHHFPLLISRVNFQGDNALHLAARAGRFDTIQNLVKHVKNHHRTLELASLLRMKNNKGNTPLHDAVIKGCREVACFLVNEDLEVSYLKNKEDRSPLYLAVESCDEEMIASLIEAMPEGNLEKLAVGKPDIMLPEDIKGGNLLHLAASLGFLSGGRLLVSRCPVAASQRNDEGNLPIHVACQKGNLEVVRELLTYWFDPMDFLNEKGQNILHVAAESGQRKTVEEILGNRDLEALINEKDYDGNTPLHLAAMYGRPEIVQALASDMRVDKRIVNNEKLKPSGVVVKLLQGGRFKAPKSDGMSKRIDTKHEDDAARGVWNKSQEAEVRKMRKVFKVLVEADDKTECDLPRTTLTMEQLNRGLGNLLVVSVLVVGVTFAGAITVPGSGSGLSSGSSKRLMSLYICFDMLAMNFSLIAAIILCKISLGRSSNVRSSMEIATSLNFYSLLCMGLAFTFILAITVQERTRFFITIITYQVCFVLTQYFLSFRLMVLTANSILSFANPFKLMARMKGRITSNSNWIA, encoded by the exons ATGCAATTTCAAATAGATATGCCGAGACCAGTACATGAGGAGCTTGAACGATGGAAGGCAGTTAAATTCCCAGTTCCGATTGCAGATTATGGTTCTTGTGAGCCAAATAAAATACTGCAGAAGGAGGTTTATACCTATGCAAAGGAAGACAACTTCAATGCCTTGTTTGGTCTCTTGTCCGATAAACTGGAGCATGTTTCATCCGAGGAAGTGCTCAATatcattttcaaacatgttGCTGCCTCTGGAAATTCACTGCTTCATGTGGCAGCAAGCCATGGAAGCGAAGATGTGATACAGCTACTGTGTCATCACTTCCCCCTCCTAATCTCCAGGGTAAATTTCCAGGGTGATAATGCGCTTCATCTGGCTGCCAGGGCTGGACGGTTTGACACAATTCAAAATCTCGTCAAGCATGTGAAAAATCATCATAGAACACTTGAACTTGCTAGCTTGCTGAGGATGAAGAATAATAAAGGAAACACCCCTTTGCATGATGCAGTCATCAAGGGTTGCCGAGAGGTGGCCTGTTTCCTCGTTAATGAAGACCTAGAAGTTTCCTACCTCAAGAACAAGGAAGACAGGTCTCCCTTGTACTTGGCAGTAGAGAGTTGCGACGAGGAGATGATTGCTTCTCTTATAGAAGCTATGCCGGAAGGAAATTTAG AAAAACTAGCGGTAGGCAAGCCGGATATAATGCTTCCCGAGGACATAAAAGGGGGAAATCTCCTTCATCTTGCAGCATCATTGGGCTTCCTTTCTGGAGGAAGACTCCTGGTTAGTCGATGTCCTGTTGCCGCATCACAAAGAAACGACGAAGGCAACTTACCCATCCATGTTGCATGCCAGAAGGGCAATCTTGAAGTAGTACGCGAACTACTTACTTATTGGTTCGATCCAATGGATTTTCTCAACGAAAAAGGACAGAATATTCTTCATGTTGCAGCGGAGAGTGGACAGAGGAAAACAGTGGAAGAAATATTGGGAAATCGAGATCTGGAAGCACTTATAAATGAGAAGGATTACGATGGAAATACACCTTTGCACTTGGCTGCAATGTATGGCCGTCCTGAGATAGTGCAGGCACTAGCGAGTGACATGCGGGTGGATAAAAGGATTGTTAATAATGAAAAGTTGAAACCATCTGGTGTTGTTGTGAAATTATTGCAAGGCGGACGCTTTAAAGCTCCAAAGTCAGATGGAATG AGCAAGCGAATCGATACCAAGCATGAGGATGATGCTGCGAGAGGTGTATGGAACAAATCGCAGGAAGCAGAAGTTCGCAAAATG CGTAAGGTATTTAAAGTTTTGGTGGAGGCAGATGATAAGACTGAGTGTGATTTACCAAGAACGACGTTAACGATGGAGCAACTGAACAGAGGGCTAGGGAATCTTCTCGTGGTGTCAGTACTGGTAGTTGGAGTAACCTTCGCTGGTGCTATCACTGTGCCTGGATCAGGTTCAGGTCTTAGCAGTGGTAGTTCAAAACGTCTGATgagtttatatatttgttttgacaTGCTAGCTATGAATTTCTCCCTCATCGCCGCTATAATCCTTTGTAAGATATCATTAGGTCGTTCCAGTAATGTAAGATCAAGCATGGAGATAGCGACATCTCTTAATTTTTACTCCCTTCTCTGCATGGGTTTAGCATTTACATTCATCCTGGCAATCACGGTGCAAGAACGTACTCGATTTTTCATAACCATCATCACATACCAAGTCTGTTTTGTTCTTACCCAATATTTTTTGTCCTTCAGATTGATGGTTTTAACTGCAAATTCAATATTGTCTTTCGCAAATCCCTTTAAATTGATGGCTCGAATGAAAGGAAGGATCACATCCAATTCAAACTGGATAGCTTGA